Proteins encoded by one window of Nasonia vitripennis strain AsymCx chromosome 5, Nvit_psr_1.1, whole genome shotgun sequence:
- the LOC103316218 gene encoding uncharacterized protein LOC103316218 → MTSAKMDIITIMLSNDYIVVGKNGDGFAFEWTKSDPYKKPEVEAWDQMLYGALENIFRTRCRTSGEIKELIRGRSVYTNKKSIFDEILKREPTLSWLLAQNNDLSLLWLTVLSCLQDSAELLVRFGADGNELCGQHMNWAVTEKSTLLHVLAQMYPSSWKDRLGRLLIERGVDWNARDANGETVVQTAMKKGCAQLINLYYKTGADVNAVDDRGMTPLLEAAVGSRNPEKLILVLIRRGADIHARDLQGKNVLHQLAQNMRENLNLAWVAGFLIDKGVSMYDRDSNHYQPIHLAICSGKMELVEVFLKHGMDVNVRDPFISDEFLLHFVVTKSETSKILIPLLQYGANIDRRDKWGWTALHAACEKTRDPKPLIRRKISLLLYFGADMFLENNDGWDPFDLVQTKLLAQTLMVKTVALRKARLPPTVEFRDERILKERHCNYWNYYQDCIKEIDRTKSKKITESCTLFELLTGCHCSSAHLMRVPKFRDEFEIYDLSDFPLYAENLRDAYDFAKSFYEIEMQPVINAAVRNILSFRLTRNVNVVRHHIPCKFCGIKKLVQDCRRPPVKR, encoded by the exons AT GACATCAGCCAAGATGGATATCATAACCATCATGCTGTCCAATGATTACATCGTAGTCGGTAAAAACGGTGATGGTTTTGCTTTCGAGTGGACGAAGTCGGATCCGTACAAAAAGCCAGAAGTCGAAGCCTGGGACCAGATGCTCTACGGAGCGCTCGAGAACATCTTCCGCACGCGCTGTCGCACCAGCGGCGAGATCAAAGAACTCATTCGAGGCCGAAGCGTGTACACGAACAAGAAGTCCATATTCGATGAAATCTTGAAGCGGGAACCCACCTTAAGCTGGCTGCTCGCGCAAAACAATGATCTCTCGCTCCTGTGGCTCACGGTCTTGAGCTGTCTCCAGGATTCGGCCGAGCTGCTCGTCCGCTTCGGTGCCGACGGCAACGAGCTCTGCGGACAACACATGAACTGGGCCGTCACCGAGAAATCGACCCTTCTCCACGTGCTGGCTCAGATGTACCCTTCCTCCTGGAAAGACCGACTCGGTCGTCTGCTGATCGAACGCGGTGTCGACTGGAACGCCCGAGACGCGAACGGCGAGACCGTCGTGCAAACGGCGATGAAGAAAGGCTGCGCCCAGCTGATCAATCTTTACTACAAAACAGGAGCCGACGTCAACGCCGTCGACGATCGGGGTATGACACCGCTGCTCGAAGCTGCAGTCGGCAGTAGGAATCCCGAGAAACTGATTCTGGTGTTGATCAGACGCGGAGCCGATATTCACGCCAGAGATCTACAGGGCAAGAACGTCTTGCACCAATTGGCACAGAACATGAGAGAAAACCTTAATCTCGCATGGGTGGCCGGCTTTCTCATCGACAAGGGTGTCTCGATGTACGACAGAGACTCGAACCATTACCAGCCAATACACCTGGCCATATGCAGCGGAAAAATGGAATTA GTGGAAGTCTTCTTGAAGCACGGCATGGACGTGAACGTACGGGATCCATTTATCTCTGATGAGTTTCTGCTGCATTTCGTCGTAACGAAGTCCGAGACCTCGAAAATCCTTATACCTCTGCTCCAATACGGCGCGAACATCGATAGGAGAGACAAGTGGGGATGGACCGCGTTACACGCCGCTTGCGAAAAAACGCGAGATCCTAAACCTCTAATAAGGAGGAAGATAAGTTTACTTCTGTATTTCGGCGCGGATATGTTCCTCGAGAACAACGATGGCTGGGATCCTTTCGATCTAGTCCAGACCAAACTTTTGGCACAGACGCTGATGGTGAAGACAGTGGCGCTGAGAAAGGCTCGCTTACCCCCTACCGTCGAATTTCGCGACGAAAGAATCCTCAAGGAGAGGCATTGCAACTACTGGAACTATTATCAAGACTGCATCAAGGAGATCGACAGGACTAAATCCAAGAAGATCACCGAGAGCTGCACCTTGTTCGAACTCCTGACGGGATGCCATTGCAGTTCGGCTCACCTCATGCGGGTCCCAAAATTCAGGgacgaatttgaaatttacgATCTCAGCGATTTTCCACTGTATGCCGAAAATCTGCGCGATGCTTACGATTTTGCGAAGTCTTTCTACGAGATTGAGATGCAACCTGTAATCAACGCGGCTGTTCGTAATATTTTGTCTTTTAGATTGACGAGGAATGTGAATGTGGTTCGTCACCATATTCCCTGCAAATTTTGTGGGATTAAGAAATTGGTGCAAGACTGTCGTAGGCCGCCCGTAAAGAGGTGA